From the Cryptomeria japonica chromosome 2, Sugi_1.0, whole genome shotgun sequence genome, one window contains:
- the LOC131032589 gene encoding uncharacterized protein LOC131032589 has translation MKLPCVHLSDINTRVYTDDTLYQSWHKDLNLAQQSILIEAGILPFLKTVTYRSNNPLCTAVINFIVDGQLTVGQSKLQITEEEIHEATRLPNSGRDVTTSTDCNGNEIIVSLTSQTDASRLIMNDIIDPVVQFASKFLVYKVLGYTKKSDSIPFKYVKTAIEVAQGVRFNWCKFIKDKMLQQIEVIQREHKGVFTYPTVLQFLALKAFNRNYIPRSSIGEGEASINAYNCCGKNATNSTKEKEIIDEGLMCIVADIMNEHKYRIITESPKKTEKNTNQRKRKTKGKTPQKNVHKSVPELASSSKSHTDEMSNTLPGLSNDIKESDGVNSMLLASPQPSESECTGPFDKKLKCSDNTTKEKSSQQVEDLKAIESKGMGSKADLAAVSVKQEMEVCGKTQEQDKDCDKELHNLRIENSQLLNEKLQWELERAMLEAQKDQLIDEKALVLQENEQLEIENSNLRAKLLENVQLSAELQRKLTKMEKFWGCSA, from the coding sequence aTGAAGCTTCCCTGTGTCCATCTTTCAGACATAAATACCCGAGTCTACACTGATGATACCCTTTATCAGTCATGGCACAAAGATTTGAATTTAGCCCAGCAGTCCATCCTCATCGAAGCTGGTATTCTCCCATTCTTAAAGACAGTGACTTACAGGAGCAACAACCCACTTTGTACTGCAGTAATTAATTTCATTGTGGATGGCCAATTGACTGTTGGACAAAGCAAGCTCCAAATTACAGAAGAAGAAATCCATGAAGCAACTCGTCTGCCCAACTCTGGTAGAGATGTCACTACCTCTACCGATTGCAATGGAAATGAAATTATAGTTAGTCTCACTTCACAAACGGATGCATCTCGATTAATTATGAATGACATCATTGACCCCGTTGTGCAGTTTGCTTCCAAGTTTTTAGTGTACAAAGTATTGGGATATACTAAGAAGTCAGATTCTATTCCTTTCAAGTATGTTAAGACTGCCATTGAAGTTGCTCAGGGTGTGCGTTTCAATTGGTGCAAGTTTATCAAGGACAAAATGTTGCAGCAGATTGAAGTTATTCAAAGAGAACACAAGGGCGTATTTACATACCCAACCGTCCTCCAATTTCTGGCATTGAAAGCCTTTAACAGGAACTACATTCCTCGCAGTTCTATTGGAGAAGGAGAAGCATCTATCAATGCATACAACTGCTGTGGAAAGAATGCTACCAACAGTACTAAGGAGAAAGAAATTATTGACGAGGGACTTATGTGTATAGTAGCAGACATCATGAATGAGCACAAATATCGTATTATTACTGAAAGTCCAAAGAAAACTGAAAAAAATACAAatcaaagaaagaggaagactaaagGCAAGACACCACAGAAGAATGTTCACAAATCTGTGCCTGAACTGGCCTCTTCATCGAAATCCCACACGGATGAAATGTCCAACACACTCCCAGGGCTGTCAAATGATATCAAGGAAAGCGATGGCGTTAACAGTATGTTGTTGGCATCTCCACAGCCATCAGAGAGCGAGTGTACAGGtccttttgacaaaaaattgaagtGTAGTGACAACACAACGAAAGAGAAGTCCTCTCAACAAGTAGAAGATCTGAAGGCCATAGAAAGCAAAGGCATGGGGTCAAAGGCTGACCTGGCTGCTGTGAGTGTGAAACAGGAAATGGAAGTTTGTGGGAAAACTCAAGAGCAGGATAAAGATTGTGACAAAGAGCTTCATAATCTCCGAATTGAGAACTCTCAGCTATTGAACGAAAAGTTGCAGTGGGAATTAGAAAGGGCTATGCTTGAGGCTCAAAAAGATCAACTAATAGATGAAAAGGCTCTTGTCCTTCAAGAGAACGAGCAGCTGGAGATAGAAAATTCAAATTTGCGGGCAAAGCTTTTAGAAAATGTTCAGCTATCTGCAGAACTACAGAGAAAACTTACCAAGATGGAAAAGTTTTGGGGTTGTAGTGCTTAA